Part of the Fusarium verticillioides 7600 chromosome 10, whole genome shotgun sequence genome is shown below.
GAATGCTGAGAATTTCGGCGATACATTTGGTGACTGAGTCTTGGTCCGCGACATCTGCGTAGTGAGCTGTGACTCGAGGAATTCTGTCGTTCTGTCAGAAGTTGAATCGAAGAAGGGGCTGGTATGCTAACTTCTGGCTGTTTGGATTCTCTCTCTTGAAGGCATCAGTTAACTGCCCAACCTGAGACTGCGCTTCATCCTCTGCAAATTGTCAGTATCTCCTCGGATCATTCGGAATAGCCACATACTGTTCAAGTCAACAATCGCCAAATCGGCACCCGAGTAAACAATTCCCTGCCCCATAACCAACCCCAATCCTCTAGCACCGCCCGTGATTACAATCGTCTTCCCCTCAAGCGACAACGACGCCAATGTCGGCTTGGAGAACTGTCCGCCCTGGCCGATCAATGGCTTACTAGCAGGAAGTTCATGATGTTCAGGGTACTCGACGCGAACAGCAGCGTCGGTGCGAGAGTAGGATCGCTTTGGTGGAACTCCAGGAGGCATATTGAAGATGTAAGCAAGTCAGTTGCTGAATAGATATTACTATGGAGGGACTCAAATGAGCGGGTAGAGGTTCAGTTTTATTCACCCCTCAACATCTGGTGATCCTTTCCGAATCCCCATCACGGCACCAAGAAACCATGACATTCTTCTGCTGATCCAGGACCTCGATATTGGTGAGCTGCGAGGGGGGACGCGTTAGGCAGGTCTCAGCTGATTGGCAAAGATTTCCCGTTTGAGTAGCGGTCAAATCCATCACCTCGcttgaaagaaaagagcacGTCTGGATGGCCTCAGAGTAATATTTCATCCCCCGCGTGACGGTTGACCGATCCGGGTATGCCGAGTGTTGATACGAGCGTGGGTGTCCACGTGAACCCCCACGTTTCCAGGTCTCGTTACCCTGgatcagatcatgttgaAGTGTCTGACAACGAGATCTACGGCCATTGTTGGTTGATTTCCACTGGGAAACAATGGTCATCTGCTTTCTAGAGTTTATTTGTGGAGATGGTGTTATTCTGAGTTTGGGATGAGGCGAAACGGAAATGCAACCCTGCACTGACGACGATGAAACGCTGCCAGCTAACAGGTATCAATGcgggaagaagatggaatgTCAGCGGTTGACCGAAATCTAGCGAAAAGTTTCAAAAAGTTCAACTAAACTCTCTATACGATAGAACTTGATCCGTGAACATAACAATCCTGGCCGGATTTACTGCATCGCCGCTGCTCTCCTTTCCGCCTCCGTCTTCACCTCTGCACTAAACGCTTCAAAGTTTCTCTTCGCACTTCTTCCTATAATCCAGCCCGGCTTCCAAAGAAAGACAATGAATCCGTGCCAGTTCTCCCTCTGCGTAAACGTCGTCCCCCCAGGAGCCTTTGTGCTTGCCCTCCAGCTGAACTCATGACGACCCGTGACAAGCGGCCACAAACCGCCTTCCCACTCGAAAACATCAGGGCCGTTTCTCTGAGACTGGTCAGCCATATGATTTAGAGGAGCTGAATGGAATTACTGACGATGAGAgtggctgtgagcttggCGTCTTTGACGTCGACCCTCATCTTTTCCATGGGCATCAAGTCATCGATCTTTTTGGATGAAGTCACTGGTTCGATGGACCAGCTGCTCCATTCTGGGAAACGAGGAAAGTCTTTGAACTATATGTTATTAGATATGGGTCAAAGCTATCGGGTACCGCCTTACAAGTGATTTGACGACCTCAACTGAAGCATCgatctcgacttcaacaaccaagGATGCCCTTTGGCCCATGACGACTTGGCTTGGAACAGAACTTACCTGTGTACCATTCGTCCACTACAATCTCATGACACTTGGGGGTATGTTCATGCAGCATCTGGGATATATGTGTCTCTGGCAACGGACTTGTCGGACTTTGCCATGGAGCAGAGTGTCAGCGGAGGTAAGATATCTGATTTCGGGTAAGCTGACAGGAAGGAATGGGTAATTTCCCAAAGTGGCACCTCCTCGCACCTGCGGTTCTGCGAAGGAGTTGGCCATGCTACATCTGTATCGCGGATTGCGATGTTCTCCTTGTCTCATGACCGAATTGAGGAttcggccatgatgatttGAGCTACATGATGCCCGAATCGTTAACgggaagcatcatcatcgcaAAGATCTTTGTATACTAGGTAAGCGAGCTTGAAAACTCGATAAATTGATAACGAGTGGTTGTTGTCAAGATAGTCTATGTCTCTTGCCATGTGCCGTGCAATGACCAATAACCAATTTAGTGGCGGACAAGGAGTTCACGGCACGGCAATTGATCCAGCTGCGACTCCGGAACCTACGGAAGTATGTCGGACTACAGCCGCATTTCACAGCGTTATTGTTACGAGCATCTCACAGCTCCTTCAGCGAACGATATGCTCATGGTACGATTTGGTCTATGTAGCCGGCAGGATTCACTTGAGCTCTCACTGTTCAGATTTGGTCGAGCTCGTGAACtgcaagctcaagcttaATCCGGATGCGGGGTCAGTTGCCGATGGTGGCACGGGGAGGTTCAAGATAAGATAACCACCGCCCGCCGCTTCAAGGCGTGCGCGCTGTGGAATGAAATGAGACGTAacattacattacattacattgTGACCGATGAATCATCTTAATTGTGTTTGTTGTGTCGCTACAGCGATCCACGTGGCTACCGAGATGCCGAGTTAAACAGAGAGGGGGAGAAATCTTATCCACCAAAGTCTTACAAGGAAGCTATAAGCTCAATGCTACTTAGAACttggcatcaccaacgctTCACGAACATTGACCTCTACTCAATCTACAGCAGTCACAATGGCACCTACGGAACTTACCCCAGAGCTATCTCAGCTCTTCCAAAGCATCGAAACCCGCTTCAGAGACACCCAGCTAGGCGACCAGCGCTGGTAtctcctcgtcatctcctGTCTCTCCGCCAGTCCCGACCCCGAAGCCGCAGCAGCTCTCTACCAATACCTCACCCGCCAAGAAGCCTACCAGACCAGCGAATCACGCCAGGCTCTCATACGACGCCTCCGCGAAGCCctcgtcaagaccatcatcctcgtcggcgTGTGCAAGCccctcgaagccatcttgTCGATCATGAAGGTCGAGAAACCCGAGGACCGAGACTTTGGCCAAACGCGCGACGGATGGCAGGCCGATCAGGCAAACCACGACCGCGGAATCGATTGGTTCAAGAAAGTGTACACTCGAAACGCGGGGGATACGATGGGATTGTTTGACGCGCACAAGGACTTTGCGTGGGTTTCGGCGGAGATTACATATGGATTGTTTCTATCGGATCGGCAGGTTTTGGACGATACGGACACGCAGCTGGTGGTACTGCCGGCGATCATGAGCCAGAATCTCCCGCTGGAGACGCATTGGCATATTCGGGGAACGCGACGAATCGGGGTGTCGAAGGAGGATGTCCAGGTCATATGGGATAGTGTTAAGGAAATGTCAAAGTTCTTTGGGGTCGAATTGCACAAGGTGCCGACGGTGGACGAGGTTGAACCTGATGTATAGACAGATTGGTATAGACACCGACGTCACGGTGGATCAATACAGGCAGGAAAAAATAGATCTTTGACGGACCAATACATCACTTGCGCAAGGAATAAAGCCGAGCATGTCCGTAGTCGTATTGACGTTGGCGCAATCCGTCTGTCGAAGCATCGCGACAACAACACTGACAGGCTCCTCATCACAGGCGCACCTGCAATGACAGCCAAGCCGGCAGTGACCGCTCATGGAAGCGACAACAACAGCTACGCACGCCCCATCCACAAAGGCCAGAGAAGTCTTGacagctcaaggccaacatGTAGTGTATTATCGGCAATAGCGGAGATCGTCTCGGGAACAAGAGGTACGTGATGGAATGGAGCTCGAGAGGACGAGAGCTAGAAACGCTGGCGGCGGGAGGGTCGCGAGCGGGATGGTAGAGGTAGACAGCGTGAAGTGGGAGGCCACTGCAAGTCTAACGTCGGACAGATTGGGCCCATGGATGGCACACAGCATCCGAAGTCGCTGACCATAGCCGCGTGCAAAGTCAAGCAATAGCGCATTCACGGCAGACTGAGATGCGAGTGACAGCTGGAGCAGAGGCCATTGTTGGCGTGAGAATCAAGATGGGCAAAGACAGACAGACTGCCCGCTGCCAGCTCAACATTGGGGCTGCATCAGTACAGTAGGCCGCGGAATCATGTGGGCGGGCACTGTTGCTTGTCAAGCACAAGacagaagccaagcccacCAAATGCACTAACAAATGTTGTGCAACGCCAAGCCGCCGACCTCGCTCGCTGTCTTTTCGACAAGGGTGCCCACCTAGCAAAAGGTACGTTCAAGGTTGTCCCCCTCGATGTACCTTTCGCTCGTGTCTCTCCAGCCATTTCAATTTGCTTGCTCGCGTCGCGAGAGCAAACGCGTCAGTGGAGCTTTAGCGTGTGTCGTGTAACGTGGGCCCGTGGTCTGGCTCATATTTGAGGTGACACGGTTTAGAACAGGGGGAGGACAGAGATGACGGCGGCGGCTGGGAAGAATTATGAATTGCTTATCTTGTGCAGAACAGAATGGGTTTGTGCCATTTGCCTGACTTGTGCAGCTTGTAAGAATCTGGGCAAAATgttcaacatctccatctccagaTGTCGGCGGGACTGGGGTTTCAGCTACAGAAGCTAAGACGCGGATGCGGGACGGCATAAGGTGGATGCCGGCCCCTCTGCCAGATGCTCCGAACCGTTTGGTCTCCACTATCGACACCAACAACTTCACCTCCACACGTTTGGTAAAGGCGCCCAATGCCAACAACCGCGATCTAAACTTCATTTAATAAGCAACGAGATAAGTGAGTCACAGCCCGAAATATCGGTGAGACTCTTGGTCTCACTTGTCTGTTTCATCGAGACTGAGATCTGATAGGAAGCAGCGTTAGAACATGGCTGCTTCGATGCCAGGTAGCGATGCGAGTACGCTACGGAGTAGACCTCAATGAATTAGAAACATATCACATATAGCCCAGCACGGGGCCCCTGTTACCAATCTACGACAACAGCCATGGTGGCGCTTACGCTTGCCAACACTGTCGTAGAAGAAGTCATAGCTGAACGCCATGTGTCTGTATTGGCTAGCACTTGCTGGAGTACGTGAATTAGACAATTTCTAGAACGATCGGTGCCAGACACGAGACTTAAATTGTCCATGCTGAGACGTAGTGGCTCGTGGCGTTTGTTCATTAATCCAGGCACGGCTGCGATCATGAAGCGACAGAACTGTCTCAAGATAGAATGAAACGAAGATTCTCAAAATTATAACACTGTTACTCTCAGAGCGATGACAGCCATTTCAAGAATCTAAACTGCTCAAAGGTATCGCCGTACTGACCGCCCCATAATATCACGGTGCAAGTCTTCACAACATCGACCAAGGGTCCAACAGATCGGAACTGCCCCATCCATGACGCAGCAGCTCTATCTCCTGCCCACCTCAGCTCTACATCAGAACAGACAGGGGACAAGGGTTTCTTCTTGCCAGGTCGGTGAGGATAGTAGCACATCGCTAACGTTGATTCCCGTCATATATCCAACGCCACGCCGTATAGTGGATACCGCCCAAACGGTTATTTTCCGACACATCACTACACCAAACAGTCAAATCGATAACTGGACGCCTGattcttgagatgatggaaggACTCAGTGAAGTTCAAAAGGACAGTCGATTCCATTCATGAGTCCGTTAAAAGCCCCCTTTCTTCAACGACTTTCAAACTATCATAGCGGTCCTTAGGCAACTTTCCCCTTTCATCAGTGATTCACCTGCTCGATTCGTTCATGCCATATCCTCAGGCGTCCTTACCTTTCAAATCATGTCTGAAACCAACAACATTCAACCGTACATAATGCCTGCCCTAAGAGAGACCCCCTCATCACAGCTTGCTGTGCAACGGCATCCTCTCCCTTCGTCAGCGCCTAAGCGCACTGCATCCCAGATGGATGAGGTAGACACATACACCATGACAAACAATAAACACAATGCTGACTGGTGTAGGATACTAACCGGGAGGGTCCCAGCACCCCACCTAGGAGAATTGCCCGCAGAAACACGCGGGGAAAGAAGACGGCCCCAAAGTCGAGGTTGGAGCGGGACAAGGACGGGAAAAGCCAATCGCCAAGCCCATCAATCTCGCTGCTGGCTGCTCCGACAGAATACGCCGTAGCGACTCATTTTACGATCATACTGGGACACGGGTGCATCTACTATGCGGAGGATAGCCCTCCACTTTTTGTACCCAGCACAATGATGCACATGCACCTGGCTTCAGGTGCGTATCCTTACCACTGCCACCAGCTGCAGGCCGCGAGCATTTCTCAAATGCAAGGCGTGCATATGCCCTCTATCGGAGCCCCGGTACACGGACATGGCGTAGGGCTAGGTAAGTTGGTCAATTATGGCGCTTGTTCCAGAACTAATATCGTCACTTATAGGGTGGAACGAGAATGCCTGGGGTTATGTGCCAGGGTGTGAAGTGGGAGATCTCTCACAAATGCATGGGAACTTGAACTTCAGCCACAAGCATTGAAGATATTATCATAATTTTCTTCTGAAATTTCCAGAGCAGATATGCTTCTTGAAATGTGAAATGGCTACATATTGGCAGACGATAATATGGGCAGGTGATAAGTGACGGAGAAGCGGTATTGATTCTGGTTTGGCATATCTAAGACATATTTTCTACATTTTCTTAGACTAAATGGTACTTATGGTAATAGACATCGGATGGCTAGTAAGTACACTCTCCATCAGTCACCAATCACAACACCCGTGACTGTATAAAGGACATGGTCTTTCTGGCAGATGTCAGCAGCAGTCACATCACTTACCTACGAATGTTGAACTATCGACGATCCTGCAAACCAAGACTAGGCCGAGACCTTTACCCATCTAGATTGCCATCTGCTGCATCTGTTCCTCAATCTTACCGGTGCCCTCTCTGTTAGTTCTGGCCAAGTTTTCATCAACAAGTACACCACAATACATGCCGAAGATATCCTTAGGCCCGCGATAAGGATCCAGCTTGTTGATAGCTAATTGAATGCAATAAAGCTGTTTCTCCAAGCTTACTGTCACCACGTCCAAGGGCTGCAACATATTCCGCTCGTTCTCATGGCCAGAGTAGAAACGACGCGCCATGTCAAACAAAAAGTACTTGACACTCCTCAGATCACCGAGaagttcatcaatctcattcTGTGATGGATACCTTTGGGAAGGCGGCCTAGCGGTTCCAAGAATACCGGTCTCAAGGTCAGGGTAGCACTTTAGGATTCTTGACTGAGCTTGATGGACCTTCTGTACCTTGCCTAGAGCGCCAATTGATGCGTCTCTGAATACACCCTTCTTAATTCTACAGAACGATTCCATAAATGTACTGTATGAGACACCGACTCGTGGGATAACTGTAGGTACGTTGGTAGCCATGTTGACAACGAGTTTCAGAATACCGGATAATGTTTTACGCTTTAGAGATGGTGGACTTGAGCCTTGCGGATTTAGCATTAAGGTCCCGTTACTGAGGATAGTAGAATTTTATATCGTTGAATACCACAGTATGTTCATCTCTTATGTCCTTCTAACAGAGCTGAACATTACATCATGCAGAGCTAGAGCTAGAACAAAACTAGGTGTTCATTATTCGAAGCAAGCCATGgtgttcttcatcctctaCTCTTACCGAAACCAGACGCTTGTACAACACCGCGATTGAACGATATCTTCCTTTGTATGCTTGGCGGAATTTCGTCAAAGATGCTTTTTATGTTTGCAGCGCGTATTGTACACCAGACCATCTTCGCCGCTGATCTTTAGCCATAGCTCTTGAGGCAGGTTTGCGATATCGCATAGTATAGGATATATTAAGAAGTAAGAGGGTAGCTAAGGCTACTTACTAATTACTTATTATATAGGTATAGTTATAGTAGAAGTTATTTTAAGAATATTATCTTAAGTTAATAGACTTATTTCTAATAGGTAGTTTACTTTATgtatattttatatactttaaCTTAATTATTTTTATAAATAAGTAATAGCTACTTATTTATATACCTTCAGAATTAGTTATTAAATTATCTAGCTTTTTAGCTAAAAATAAGACCTTAAATAATTATAAAGGTAATAAGtatattacttatatatatttattagtatcctttacttttatagcgtgggggctgaagcctcttctaAAACCTGAACCTTAACGCAGCAGTACGCCAGACCACGGCACAATTAGTACGCTTCCAGTGAGTATGCAAACATGCTTCAACATATTAGAAGAGGAACATCATGAATCTGAACCAGGTCCATCTCGAAACACGATTATCGCCAAGCGCCATGACTAGGAGGCGTAGAGCCTCAGATATCGTTGGAGCTCCTATGCGGCATTTCTGGAGGCCTGCAAGTAAATGGGACATTTTCACATATGCTATTTTGCGCCAACAGCCTGGACCTATCGACTAAGCTTTTTCTGAGTCCAAAGTCTTCCAAAGATACCACGTTCTCGATTCAACAATAAGGTAGAAAACAATTAGCAGTCGACCGTCTTGAAACATTCCACGATCAAGTCACAGCATCTTCCATCGGACGCATTCACGGACACGCGTTTAGTCTTTTACTATATAAGCAACAGAACAGGATTAGAACATTCTGTCCAAGAGCGACGACAAGCAGGGGTTAAGTTTCAAATGAATTGATCTCGCAACCTTACTAATGACAGTGACACCCAAGTCTCACCTAAAGAAACTCCTAAATACCAAAGAGCTCGACCCGCACGTGTATCTATCACTACAACTCCCGATATACTCACCGCATGTTAGCCTTTCTTGGATACCACATTGAATCTCGCAACCACTCGATCTCATGTCACCTTGAATTCATTGGCTCTCGTGTTTGTTATCCGTCCCATGACGTAAAGTTGCTTCCTACTGATAGATCTTGTGTGCCAATGGGTTGTCACGAACAACACCGTGAATGCTCTTACAAGGGCGATCAGGGTCAAGCAACCAGATGGCAAACTGCATGTTGTCCACTTCAAGCATGACTTCATTGGCCTGCGTAACTACGGCCTCTAGCTTGAGCTCTTGTTCTGGGCCATCCGTCCGTTCTATCATCTTAGTCATGTGATTGCTGAGTCTCTTGAGATAGGAAAGCAGTTTGTCGAGTTCTTCCTGAGAGGGCATTGGTGGAGCGGTTTCTCGCACAGCTTCTACCTTTTCAAACACTAAGTTGATGAGTGTCATTGCCTGGTACGACAAGTTCTCGAAAGTAGTGTTCATAGTGTTAAACGCGACTGGGGAATTCTGACTGGTTCGCTGAAGTGTTGTGTATGTTGCTACAGACTATCAAGATGTTTCAAGAGAGAATTGAATGTGATAGCGAATTTTCAGTATCGGGATTGATGAGCCACGGTAgctttatttatattttttCTGCTACTATCACATGCAGATGATAAAATATTTGATTTTATTTCAAATGCCCTTTATTCATCACAATGTCCTGCTTCTTTCTGTAGACAATGTAGTACAACGTGAGATATGTAGTGTGTGTTGCGTGAGCTCTGCAGGTGACAGCGAAGGCTTAAAGTTAAAACTGTGATAGCAATGCGCAGCTCAAGTTATAATAATTCTTATGTTTCTATAAACTTGAAATTCAACAAGTGTAAAAATTATGACATATCAAGGTTGCCTTTATTTGTCCCGAGCTTTTCAACATGAACATGCCCAGCACAAGTCCCGAGCTTTATTCGACCTCTTTTACATTCTTGCACCAATTAGACAAAGACAGGTATTGTTCTGAACAGAACATCGAAGTTCCATCTCTCATGGAAACAGACAGAGTTAGAAATGAACAACATCTAGCTGTAAACTCGCTATTCAGTGAGCAGAATTCTACCATAATATCATGTTTCCTTATGAGCATGTTCTCAAAATTTGTATAGGGGCTTTAAGTATATAGCTACCGCGCTGATACTTTTAAAATTCCCAACAAATAACGAAAGTATCGTTCAATGCAACCTCTTTGACTAGTTTTCCCAGACCCCTGTGAGGTCGTCATAGTCACTATCGCAGAACATATCATTCTCCATGCTATTTAtcctgtcatcatcaaacttctcgaGCCAGTCATCCATGGTCAACTCCTTGATCCCCGATCCTGGTCCCCATGGcccgagcttcttcttctccgaTTGGGGCTTGTATTCTGGAGAACAGGCTTCGTCCACACGACGTGCACTCTCGCCCATAGCCCTTTTCATCCATTGGCTGTTCATCCGCTTTGTGTAAGTTACTTGCAGCGTAGGCAGGTGTACAACGTCATTGACACAATATTCCTTGGCCAGAGTGTCCAAAGGGCGAACGGAAAAAATATCGCCGACTATGCAAGACTTGCCCGTCCTCTTGGTGAGGGTCCATCTGTGAAGCTCTGAAAACCCCAGCTTGAGATCATTCTCGACGCAGGTCTCAAGCCCACGAACGTACGTTCTATCGGTAATTCGTGAGGCATTCTCTAGGAGCTGTATATCTGTGACTCCCGCGAGACGGACCTTGTAGTGGGCCCAGAGGGCATCAGCATCGTTACGTACGTCCCAGAGACACTTAGATATCTGAGGGTCCTCCAGTATAGTCTTGATTGTCTTTCCATTTGTGCCAGGCGTGGTGAAAGCTGCGCTGCCAAGAGTCTGAACATCGATAAGCCTCGTGACTTTTGTAGGGTGTACGAGAATGGTTATAATGGTAGGAGTCCCGTTGCGGCTAAGACTTTTACCTTCGAGGTCGAGATATAGCGTAGCATCCGCAGGAATCGAGCCAATGAAGCCCTTCAGGACTGTGAGTGATGAGATCACATTTGCGGCCTTCACAGATGGGGCCTTCGTAGAGGAGGCTTTCGCGGATGAAGTCATATCTCATAAAAGAGGTGTTTTGACGATAATATAGAATGCTAAGAGTCAATCGTGGATTGTTTCTTCACCGTCTTCCTCTCCACAATGGAGGCGGAGACGGGCTCTATTTATACACCATTTCAAAGGAAACCTCGGTTGTTATGGTAAATAGTCTTTCAGCCAAAACCTAGAGATGACTTGTCTGTGTTGTTATTGGGCGTCCTTCAAGCTCGTGATGACGTTTCTAAGGTTTTACCCCGCGCCCATGAAGAGGTCACAACAGCTCAATGTGAACCTTCCAACATGGAAACTTTGACGGGAGCTCATAAAAGGCCTCGCGCCATGGTTTCAAGGTATTGGCAGCTGTAACTTTTTTCCGGAGAAGGCGTGGGTAAACAGCCCACATTATGaaagaaaataaaaaagaattgTTTCTCTTAGCTGGAGAGTTACCTGCCAAAGGCTTAATGTTCTGGGTAGCAAGTACTTCCATGGTTGAAAGGCAGAAGATAATGGCCATCCCAACGAGCTCGCTGCGATTTATTGCAAACTCAAGGGTCACCACCTTTCCCAAATATGTATCAATTGGCGCTGTTGGATAGCACTTCCCTTGGCTTGAGATATTCCGGTGCGATTTCCAGTGCGTCAAAAGATATTCAGAAAAAAGGAGTCAAATAAG
Proteins encoded:
- a CDS encoding DNA polymerase alpha subunit B (At least one base has a quality score < 10), whose amino-acid sequence is MAPTELTPELSQLFQSIETRFRDTQLGDQRWYLLVISCLSASPDPEAAAALYQYLTRQEAYQTSESRQALIRRLREALVKTIILVGVCKPLEAILSIMKVEKPEDRDFGQTRDGWQADQANHDRGIDWFKKVYTRNAGDTMGLFDAHKDFAWVSAEITYGLFLSDRQVLDDTDTQLVVLPAIMSQNLPLETHWHIRGTRRIGVSKEDVQVIWDSVKEMSKFFGVELHKVPTVDEVEPDV